Proteins encoded by one window of Cellvibrio sp. KY-GH-1:
- a CDS encoding alpha-amylase family glycosyl hydrolase, with protein MSFVQQQLLAPRPDSIASVNLPRRLDHFPSPADWRNETLYFLLVDRFSDGKEAQRPLLDRANLAAARPANWRWDLWSESGGDRWQGGTLHGVASKLDYLKELGVTCLWLSPVFKQRGHMNSFHGYGIQDFLDVDPHFGDRKALVDLVALAHVKGMRIILDIIFNHSGENWTYPADLPGGKYTPHYTSHRHGFGAWRNQQGDDTAVITSIDEGVWPSELQTPDAYTRAGAGSLGAGDIDDPYAEHKRADFITLKDFALDNPDVMNDLARCYKYWIALTDCDGFRIDTLKHVSYEQARNFCGSIKEFAANIGKHDFLLAGEIAGGDFGQDRYLDVLQRNLNAALDIGEMRVTLNQVAKGLQHPADYFAGFDPGNAVMGSHRALGAKHVSILDDHDHVFGKKLRFSAESATPQQVAAGVGLQLFTLGIPCIYYGTEQSLGGPEMHERVWLENFGSSDRYLRETLFGPEHPRKGGLAGLDAQNPLDENLPGFGPCGTQGHHCFDAQSPAYVRIRAMAKTRAAFPALRLGRQYLRPVSFLNNAFSVYSNGEIIAWSRILDDEECLVVLNPHGTAARGADILVDVALNPIASRMLLVMSTEESANPGLEKNRVGDHVSVHIHHSGIHFISVRDLGPSELLVFSNKP; from the coding sequence ATGTCATTTGTGCAACAACAACTGTTGGCTCCTCGCCCCGACTCAATTGCCAGCGTGAATTTGCCGCGCCGGCTGGATCACTTTCCATCGCCGGCCGACTGGCGCAATGAAACCCTTTATTTTTTGCTAGTTGATCGCTTTAGCGATGGCAAAGAGGCGCAGCGCCCACTGCTTGATCGCGCTAATTTGGCAGCCGCGCGCCCTGCCAATTGGCGCTGGGATCTATGGTCGGAATCCGGTGGTGACCGTTGGCAGGGCGGCACTTTGCACGGGGTTGCCTCCAAGCTGGATTATCTAAAAGAGTTGGGGGTGACCTGCCTGTGGTTGAGTCCAGTGTTTAAGCAGCGTGGGCACATGAATTCCTTTCACGGTTATGGAATTCAGGATTTTCTGGACGTAGATCCGCACTTTGGTGATCGCAAGGCGCTGGTTGATCTCGTAGCCTTAGCGCACGTTAAAGGCATGCGTATTATTTTGGATATTATTTTTAATCACTCGGGCGAAAACTGGACTTACCCGGCAGATTTACCAGGCGGTAAATACACGCCGCATTACACAAGTCATCGTCACGGCTTTGGGGCTTGGCGCAATCAGCAGGGCGATGATACTGCTGTAATCACTAGCATTGATGAAGGTGTCTGGCCGAGCGAATTGCAAACGCCTGACGCCTACACTCGCGCTGGTGCTGGCAGCTTGGGCGCGGGCGATATTGATGACCCTTACGCCGAACACAAGCGAGCCGACTTTATTACGCTCAAAGATTTTGCACTGGATAATCCTGATGTGATGAATGATCTTGCCCGCTGTTACAAATACTGGATCGCGCTCACCGACTGCGATGGTTTTCGCATAGATACGCTCAAGCACGTTTCCTATGAACAGGCGCGCAATTTTTGTGGCAGCATCAAAGAATTCGCTGCCAATATTGGCAAGCACGATTTTTTATTGGCAGGCGAAATCGCGGGCGGCGATTTCGGGCAAGATCGTTATTTGGATGTGTTGCAGCGCAATTTAAATGCGGCGCTGGATATTGGCGAAATGCGTGTGACCCTGAATCAGGTGGCGAAGGGATTGCAACATCCGGCTGACTATTTTGCCGGTTTTGACCCGGGTAACGCGGTAATGGGATCACATCGTGCTTTGGGCGCAAAACATGTCTCTATTCTCGATGATCACGATCACGTGTTTGGCAAAAAGTTGCGTTTCTCCGCAGAATCCGCAACGCCACAGCAAGTTGCCGCGGGTGTTGGCCTGCAATTATTTACCCTGGGAATTCCCTGCATTTATTACGGTACTGAGCAAAGCCTGGGTGGGCCAGAAATGCACGAGCGTGTCTGGCTTGAAAATTTTGGTTCCAGTGATCGCTATTTGCGCGAGACGTTATTTGGTCCCGAGCATCCGCGTAAAGGCGGTTTGGCCGGTTTGGATGCGCAGAATCCACTCGATGAAAATTTACCGGGCTTTGGTCCCTGCGGTACTCAGGGGCATCACTGTTTTGATGCGCAAAGTCCGGCGTATGTGCGCATCAGAGCTATGGCAAAAACGCGCGCGGCGTTTCCTGCGTTGCGCTTGGGGCGCCAATATTTGCGGCCGGTGTCATTTTTAAATAATGCGTTTAGTGTGTACAGCAACGGTGAAATTATCGCGTGGTCACGGATTCTGGATGACGAAGAGTGTTTGGTGGTGTTAAATCCCCATGGCACTGCCGCGCGCGGTGCCGATATTTTGGTGGACGTCGCGTTAAATCCGATAGCCAGTAGAATGCTGTTAGTGATGAGCACAGAAGAGTCTGCGAATCCAGGGCTGGAAAAAAATCGCGTTGGTGATCATGTGTCGGTGCATATACATCACAGTGGAATTCATTTTATTTCGGTGCGCGATCTCGGTCCTTCCGAGCTGTTAGTGTTTTCCAATAAACCCTAG
- a CDS encoding class I SAM-dependent methyltransferase, translated as MKKLTLLVGALVISACSTQNTPVTTASKKDTLRLHTITQGLPAEQQARYPARHPVETLSFFGVKPGDTVVEVLPGDGWYSKILVPYLGNDGQLIGVDYSLDLWPKFGSWANTEFIEGRKRWPAEWTDNAKTWGTTDKASAQAYTFASLPADLTGKVDSVLFIRALHNLARFEKNGGYLTQALAETRRLLKPHGVVGVVQHAIAEDKPDAWATGETGYLKRSTIISFMEQAGFELIGESDINKNPKDNPVAGEVVWRLPPSLNAAEADKAKYQAIGESNRVTLLFRKK; from the coding sequence ATGAAAAAGCTCACGCTTTTGGTAGGCGCCCTTGTCATAAGCGCCTGCTCCACGCAAAACACACCAGTAACCACCGCAAGCAAAAAAGACACCCTGCGGCTTCATACAATTACCCAAGGTCTCCCGGCCGAACAACAAGCGCGGTACCCTGCGCGCCACCCGGTAGAAACCCTGTCATTTTTTGGCGTTAAACCGGGCGATACAGTCGTAGAAGTTTTGCCCGGCGATGGCTGGTATTCAAAAATACTGGTCCCTTATTTGGGTAACGATGGACAATTGATCGGTGTGGACTACAGCCTGGATTTGTGGCCAAAATTTGGCAGCTGGGCAAATACCGAATTCATCGAAGGACGCAAGCGCTGGCCTGCCGAGTGGACTGATAATGCCAAAACCTGGGGCACAACCGATAAGGCTTCAGCACAGGCTTATACCTTCGCCAGTTTGCCGGCTGACCTCACCGGCAAAGTAGATTCGGTGTTATTTATTCGCGCGTTACACAACCTTGCGCGCTTTGAAAAGAATGGCGGTTACCTGACGCAAGCTTTGGCTGAAACTCGTCGGCTGTTAAAGCCCCACGGCGTGGTTGGCGTAGTGCAACATGCGATTGCCGAAGATAAACCCGATGCTTGGGCCACTGGCGAAACCGGATATTTAAAACGCTCCACCATCATCTCATTTATGGAGCAAGCCGGGTTTGAATTAATTGGCGAGAGCGATATCAACAAAAACCCAAAAGACAACCCGGTTGCCGGTGAAGTCGTGTGGCGCTTGCCCCCCAGCCTGAATGCTGCTGAAGCTGATAAGGCCAAATATCAAGCGATTGGTGAATCCAATCGTGTAACGCTGTTGTTCCGAAAAAAATAA
- a CDS encoding sensor histidine kinase, with the protein MSAPRVKNTRAEVREPLTPFLPDLCNSQAVFLLVLVAELLALLLTISAPSGLRNFNWDKLALVSVQVQWIVLCSAIALCRMRFWLARQTQIKAGSVSYALVLLITLVLSLVGQWIIYGVSDLVLVVERPVGLDYWLLVDNLALAAILSGILLRYLYLQQQLRNQQQAEMQARIQALQSRIRPHFLFNSMNSIASLISTEPETAERVVEDLSELFRASLAEPSLIPLERELTLCKHYLEIEQLRLGRRLQVDWQIGSYTSEVKIPSLMLQPLVENAIFHGVEPMPKGGKITIKVSQNDKQLSIVISNPYVLVKRNSQNHEHSQRHNRMALDNIRRRLTAHFGGAARLSSSAENGVFTTYIFCPITV; encoded by the coding sequence ATGTCTGCACCCAGGGTCAAAAATACCCGTGCCGAAGTGCGCGAGCCGCTTACGCCGTTTCTGCCTGATTTATGCAATAGCCAGGCGGTATTCCTGCTGGTGTTGGTTGCAGAGCTGTTAGCGCTTTTGTTAACCATTAGTGCACCCTCGGGGCTGAGAAATTTCAATTGGGATAAATTGGCTTTGGTTTCGGTGCAAGTGCAATGGATTGTCTTGTGCAGTGCGATTGCACTCTGCCGAATGCGCTTCTGGCTCGCTCGTCAAACCCAGATTAAGGCGGGGAGTGTAAGTTACGCATTAGTACTACTAATTACTTTGGTCTTGTCGCTGGTGGGGCAATGGATAATTTATGGTGTTAGTGATTTGGTGTTGGTGGTAGAGCGCCCGGTGGGCTTGGATTATTGGCTCTTGGTGGACAATCTGGCGCTGGCGGCAATCCTCTCGGGTATTTTGTTACGTTATCTCTACCTGCAGCAGCAATTACGTAATCAACAGCAAGCGGAAATGCAGGCCCGTATTCAAGCGTTGCAGTCACGTATTCGCCCGCATTTTTTATTTAACAGTATGAATTCAATAGCCAGTCTGATCAGCACTGAACCGGAAACCGCCGAGCGGGTGGTGGAAGATTTATCGGAACTGTTTCGCGCAAGCCTGGCAGAACCTTCGCTCATTCCACTTGAGCGCGAGCTGACCTTATGCAAGCACTATCTGGAGATTGAGCAACTGCGCTTGGGGCGCCGCTTGCAGGTGGATTGGCAAATCGGCAGCTACACTAGTGAAGTGAAAATTCCGAGTTTGATGTTGCAGCCACTGGTGGAGAACGCGATCTTCCACGGGGTGGAGCCCATGCCCAAGGGCGGGAAAATTACCATCAAGGTTTCGCAAAACGATAAGCAACTGAGTATCGTCATTAGCAACCCTTATGTCCTGGTAAAACGAAATTCGCAAAACCACGAACATTCCCAGCGCCATAATCGCATGGCATTGGATAATATTCGCCGCCGGTTAACGGCGCATTTCGGAGGTGCCGCACGCTTATCCAGCAGTGCGGAAAACGGTGTATTTACGACCTATATTTTTTGCCCGATAACAGTGTGA
- the argH gene encoding argininosuccinate lyase: MSQNDQPIKPWGGRFSEATDAFVERFTASIGFDYRLYHHDINGSIAHATMLAKVGVLSEAERDQIIAGLEEIRAEIVAGKFTWSVSLEDVHMNIEALLTQRIGITGKKLHTGRSRNDQVATDIRLYMRDEIDAIAKELTRLQQGMLQLADANTDTIMPGFTHLQTAQPVTFGHHILAWFEMLQRDYGRLLDCRKRMNYLPLGAAALAGTTYPIDRAYTAQLLGFEAPTENSLDSVSDRDFAIEFCAFASILLTHMSRMSEELVLWTSSQFKFIDLPDRFCTGSSIMPQKKNPDVPELVRGKTGRVNGHLIALLTLMKSQPLAYNKDNQEDKEPVFDAIDTVKDCLRAFADMVPAILPRKAEMYEAAKRGFSTATDLADYLVRKGVPFRDAHEIVGKSVAYGVQTNKDLSEMSLEELQQFSSVIEANVFEVLTLEGSVAARNHIGGTAPAQVKAAVERAKSSLGNRTTV; encoded by the coding sequence ATGAGCCAGAACGACCAGCCAATCAAACCCTGGGGCGGCCGCTTCAGCGAAGCGACTGATGCATTTGTCGAGCGCTTTACCGCGTCTATCGGTTTTGATTACCGCCTCTATCACCACGATATCAACGGCTCTATCGCCCACGCCACTATGCTGGCGAAAGTCGGCGTGCTGTCTGAAGCCGAGCGCGACCAAATTATTGCTGGTCTGGAAGAGATACGCGCAGAAATCGTGGCCGGCAAATTTACCTGGTCGGTAAGCCTGGAAGATGTGCACATGAACATCGAAGCGCTGCTGACCCAACGTATTGGCATCACCGGTAAGAAACTTCATACCGGCCGCTCGCGCAACGATCAAGTGGCGACCGACATTCGTCTCTATATGCGCGACGAAATCGACGCTATCGCTAAAGAGCTGACCCGCTTGCAACAGGGCATGCTGCAATTGGCCGACGCCAATACCGATACCATCATGCCCGGTTTCACCCATTTGCAAACCGCCCAGCCAGTGACCTTCGGTCATCACATTCTGGCCTGGTTTGAAATGCTGCAACGCGACTACGGCCGCCTGCTGGACTGCCGCAAGCGTATGAACTATTTGCCACTGGGCGCCGCTGCGCTGGCCGGCACGACATACCCGATCGATCGCGCCTACACCGCGCAACTGCTCGGTTTTGAAGCGCCGACGGAAAACTCGCTGGATTCCGTGAGCGACCGCGATTTCGCCATCGAATTCTGCGCTTTCGCCAGCATCCTGCTGACGCACATGTCGCGCATGAGCGAAGAGCTGGTGCTCTGGACTTCATCGCAGTTCAAATTTATCGACCTGCCCGACCGTTTCTGCACCGGCTCATCAATCATGCCGCAGAAGAAGAACCCCGACGTGCCCGAGCTGGTGCGCGGTAAAACCGGCCGCGTTAATGGCCATTTGATCGCGCTGCTGACCCTGATGAAATCCCAGCCACTGGCCTACAACAAAGACAACCAGGAAGACAAAGAACCGGTATTTGATGCAATCGATACCGTCAAAGACTGCCTGCGCGCCTTCGCGGATATGGTTCCTGCGATTCTGCCGCGCAAAGCCGAAATGTACGAAGCAGCCAAACGCGGCTTCTCAACCGCAACCGATTTGGCCGATTACCTGGTGCGTAAAGGCGTTCCCTTCCGCGACGCCCACGAGATTGTGGGCAAGTCAGTGGCTTACGGCGTGCAGACTAACAAAGATCTGTCCGAGATGAGTCTGGAAGAACTGCAACAGTTCTCTAGCGTGATTGAAGCCAATGTATTTGAAGTTCTGACGCTGGAGGGCTCGGTCGCTGCGCGCAATCACATTGGCGGTACCGCACCTGCACAAGTAAAAGCGGCCGTTGAGCGCGCGAAATCCAGCCTCGGTAACCGCACCACCGTTTAA
- a CDS encoding LytTR family DNA-binding domain-containing protein produces the protein MDVLIVDDEALARQRLVRMVEKIEGFSVVAEADGAEEAMAAITGHDPDIVLLDIQMPGRDGLSLARDIAALEDPPAIIFCTAYDQYALDAFGTNAVGYLLKPVKAEQLLQVLEKATKLNKIQRVAAQKNPVPKKENQRTQISAKTRRGVELIPVDDVRYFLADHKYVTVYHRNGEHLLDETLKELEEEFAGRFVRVHRNSLVSIRHIEALERSAQGQYQVRLSDIETRPVISRRHVSDLKDLLKMI, from the coding sequence ATGGATGTATTGATTGTCGATGATGAAGCTCTGGCGCGGCAGCGACTGGTGCGCATGGTGGAGAAGATTGAAGGCTTCTCTGTTGTTGCAGAAGCCGATGGCGCGGAAGAGGCGATGGCTGCGATCACCGGCCATGATCCCGATATTGTGCTGCTGGATATTCAAATGCCCGGGCGCGATGGCTTGTCGCTCGCACGCGATATTGCCGCCTTGGAAGACCCCCCGGCGATAATTTTTTGTACTGCGTACGATCAGTATGCGCTGGATGCCTTTGGCACTAACGCGGTGGGCTATTTACTTAAACCGGTAAAGGCTGAACAGCTTTTGCAAGTATTGGAAAAGGCTACCAAGCTGAACAAAATCCAGCGCGTGGCCGCCCAAAAAAATCCTGTCCCCAAAAAGGAAAACCAGCGTACACAAATCAGTGCCAAAACCCGCCGCGGGGTGGAGTTAATTCCGGTAGACGATGTGCGCTATTTCCTCGCTGATCACAAATACGTGACGGTTTATCATCGCAACGGTGAACATTTGCTCGATGAAACCTTGAAGGAGTTGGAGGAAGAATTTGCCGGACGCTTTGTGCGCGTGCATCGCAATTCGCTGGTGTCTATCAGGCACATAGAGGCGCTTGAACGCTCAGCGCAAGGGCAGTATCAAGTGCGTCTGTCCGATATTGAAACGCGCCCGGTGATCAGCCGACGTCATGTCAGTGATTTAAAAGATTTGCTCAAAATGATTTGA
- a CDS encoding sugar-binding protein, which translates to MKITTKKRLRQSAFLLVAGLALQASSSFAARCEYIVQSDWNTGFVAAIRITNDTSSPINNWSVNWAYSDGTTRTGGWNANVSGSNPYTATGVGWNNQINPGQSVEFGVQGNKGVANSPAARPVVNGSLCSSPTSNPSTSASTTSIPSTSRSAISLPTTSRPSTSMPTTSSPSTSNPFISAPSTSSYSSVSTSRSVSSFSAGSTGSAGNSNSSFSSASSRPSSVSSVGSSSSKGVNHPPVARLTLTANGLTVRANALASTDEDADKLRYTIAFGSGSAFLYGDVWYTYKSPGTYPVTVSVDDGTSISETQEFITLTGAGSNKPPIAVLNVVRDNQRIIAYANTSYDAEKTGGLTYLWDFGEGQFSGSLQQSFYDCGLIRPATPVTLTVSDGELADTVQGSAALPCGAFQDTGGSAHFTYTVDGLNVKVDARTSYQARALDWDFGDTAQTSSSQTSSRGSGRLLESHTYAAAGTYNIKLTAYGDFGNGVKTIPVTVGNVLVSSSAFSSSVRSSSSASSVPNHYDAPRAASAPVIDGSADTVWERAAWAPIDVFWLGTQSNPSAQDYSGRYKALWDEDYLYLLFDVTDDRIYDGVRDALDRYWEDDTVELFIDENKNGGQHGYNTSAWAYHISTYGDVVDYTTSGPKLLNDHVTSRLVSNGSKHLWELRVRIYGEDYADWKTNTPLKLFSGKLMGFSACYIDNDGSPQRESMMGSVNTPGHKNNLGYQDASVFGSLRLVE; encoded by the coding sequence ATGAAAATCACTACTAAAAAACGATTGCGGCAATCGGCATTTTTGCTGGTTGCTGGTTTAGCGCTTCAGGCCTCCAGCAGCTTTGCGGCGCGCTGCGAATATATCGTGCAAAGCGATTGGAATACCGGTTTTGTGGCCGCCATTCGCATCACCAATGACACCAGTTCACCTATTAACAATTGGTCGGTCAATTGGGCCTATTCTGACGGCACCACCCGCACCGGCGGATGGAATGCCAACGTCAGTGGCAGTAACCCCTATACCGCAACTGGAGTGGGTTGGAATAACCAGATTAATCCGGGTCAAAGTGTGGAGTTTGGCGTGCAGGGGAATAAAGGCGTTGCCAACTCGCCGGCGGCACGTCCGGTTGTGAATGGTAGTCTTTGTTCATCACCAACGAGCAATCCATCTACCAGCGCATCAACGACTAGTATTCCGTCGACTAGCAGATCTGCGATCAGCTTACCGACGACTAGCCGTCCAAGCACGAGTATGCCGACGACCAGTAGTCCATCCACCAGCAATCCATTTATCAGTGCACCTTCGACCAGCAGCTACTCCAGTGTGTCGACTAGCAGGAGTGTTAGCAGCTTTTCCGCAGGATCGACTGGCAGTGCAGGTAATTCGAATTCCAGTTTTTCCAGCGCGAGTTCGCGCCCCTCATCGGTGTCTTCGGTAGGATCAAGCAGTTCCAAAGGGGTTAATCATCCCCCGGTAGCGCGTTTGACGTTAACCGCAAATGGATTGACTGTGCGTGCTAACGCGTTGGCATCCACTGACGAGGATGCGGATAAGCTGCGCTACACCATCGCTTTTGGTAGTGGCAGTGCTTTTCTATACGGTGATGTCTGGTACACCTACAAATCACCGGGAACTTACCCGGTTACTGTTTCAGTGGATGACGGCACATCAATTAGTGAAACACAGGAGTTCATTACACTAACGGGTGCCGGTAGTAATAAGCCGCCGATTGCTGTACTCAATGTCGTGCGCGATAACCAACGTATAATCGCTTATGCCAACACCTCATACGATGCTGAAAAAACTGGTGGATTGACCTATCTGTGGGATTTTGGTGAAGGGCAGTTTAGTGGCTCTCTCCAACAATCGTTTTATGATTGTGGCCTAATTCGCCCCGCCACCCCTGTCACCTTGACCGTATCCGACGGGGAACTTGCCGACACCGTGCAAGGCTCTGCTGCCCTGCCATGTGGTGCCTTCCAGGATACCGGTGGCTCGGCACACTTTACCTACACAGTGGACGGTTTAAATGTGAAGGTGGATGCGCGTACGTCCTATCAGGCGCGCGCGCTGGACTGGGATTTTGGTGATACCGCTCAGACCAGCAGCAGCCAAACCAGCAGCCGTGGCAGTGGTCGCTTATTGGAATCCCATACCTATGCGGCAGCAGGCACTTACAACATCAAGCTCACGGCTTACGGTGACTTTGGCAATGGCGTGAAAACCATTCCCGTGACGGTCGGTAATGTGTTGGTGAGCTCATCAGCGTTTAGCAGTAGTGTTCGCAGTTCTTCCAGCGCCAGCAGCGTGCCGAATCACTATGATGCGCCGCGCGCAGCGTCTGCCCCGGTCATTGATGGCAGCGCTGATACGGTGTGGGAGCGCGCTGCCTGGGCGCCGATTGATGTGTTCTGGCTGGGTACCCAATCCAATCCATCGGCGCAGGATTACAGCGGCCGCTATAAAGCCCTGTGGGATGAAGACTACTTATACCTGCTGTTCGATGTCACTGACGATCGCATTTACGACGGCGTGCGCGATGCGTTGGATCGCTACTGGGAAGATGACACGGTCGAACTGTTTATCGACGAAAATAAAAACGGCGGCCAACACGGTTACAACACCAGTGCCTGGGCCTATCACATCAGCACCTATGGCGATGTGGTCGATTACACCACCTCGGGACCAAAACTGCTGAATGATCACGTCACCAGCCGCCTGGTGAGTAACGGCAGCAAGCATCTCTGGGAGTTGCGCGTGCGCATCTACGGTGAGGATTACGCCGATTGGAAAACCAATACCCCGCTTAAACTATTCAGCGGTAAGTTGATGGGTTTCTCGGCCTGTTACATCGATAATGATGGCAGCCCGCAGCGCGAAAGTATGATGGGTTCGGTGAATACGCCGGGCCATAAAAACAACCTGGGCTATCAGGATGCGAGTGTGTTTGGTTCGTTGCGATTGGTTGAATAA
- a CDS encoding 4'-phosphopantetheinyl transferase, with the protein MQLSDHRIKNESPESKSGAFFTPNISPPTFSGTISLNHCCFSLSAYHDSLFKEHNVYFPAELDRAFLKRKAEFFAGRYCAKHSLLALDGTIADVHIGPQRCPIWPAHVVGSISHSGNQAIAVTALKENFRGLGIDIQYEVDAKTYTAIKNQILFGNEHEVIFSGSELDIRVLFTIAFSAKESFFKAAFAEVGWYFDFSAVSIKSIDQEGKIIHMCINETLSKKLVVGTEFQAEFRHAHDNKIVTLVRLH; encoded by the coding sequence ATGCAACTATCAGATCATAGAATCAAAAATGAATCGCCCGAGTCAAAGTCCGGCGCATTCTTCACGCCCAACATCTCCCCGCCAACTTTCTCTGGCACAATATCCCTCAACCACTGTTGCTTTTCACTCTCTGCATACCACGACAGTCTTTTTAAGGAACACAACGTCTATTTTCCTGCCGAACTGGACAGGGCGTTTTTGAAACGTAAGGCAGAATTTTTCGCAGGTCGGTATTGCGCAAAGCACTCGCTACTAGCCCTTGATGGCACAATTGCGGACGTGCACATAGGCCCACAGCGATGCCCTATTTGGCCCGCACACGTCGTTGGGTCAATTAGCCACAGTGGCAATCAAGCCATCGCTGTTACAGCACTAAAGGAAAATTTTCGCGGGCTAGGAATTGACATCCAATATGAAGTTGACGCAAAGACCTACACGGCGATAAAGAATCAGATTTTGTTCGGAAATGAACATGAGGTTATTTTCAGTGGTAGCGAACTAGATATTCGAGTGTTGTTCACGATTGCATTTTCTGCTAAGGAGAGTTTTTTTAAAGCTGCATTTGCAGAGGTTGGTTGGTATTTTGATTTTTCTGCAGTCAGCATAAAAAGCATCGACCAGGAGGGTAAAATTATTCACATGTGCATCAATGAAACGCTAAGCAAGAAATTGGTTGTCGGAACAGAGTTTCAAGCGGAATTTAGACACGCACATGACAATAAAATAGTAACACTCGTGCGCCTTCACTAA
- a CDS encoding cellulase family glycosylhydrolase, giving the protein MFGNHRFDNTDVYSTNPINLTARGMLFVTALSPVLVEKLTDNNNHQRIRRRHSSRLQKGKPMKNLIPRKNSLLKKTALAALTAAMVSPAFAGWSVSGTQILDPKGNNFIYRGINHAHVWYPDRTTQALKDIAATGANSVRVVLANGTQWTRTSGATVTDIINQCKTNKLVCVLEVHDSTGFGESAAATNISNAASYWASADIKAAITGQEDYVIVNIANEPYGNNTSASTYTNETIAAIKTIRNAGITHQIMVDAPAWGQDWQYVMRDNAASIFAADPLKNLVFSVHMYEVYNTAARVQEYFSTFRAKGYPLIVGEFGTENNGNNVDEASIMQYAQDLGIGYMGWSWSGNGSCCVPLDIANSWNAGSLSTWGNYLINSTNGIKATSRLATHFGGTTTSASSSSRSSVTPSSSSVPSSIPATSSSSIRASSSSSLSNTGGTCNWYGTRYPICVNTPSGWGWENQQSCVGRTSCAALPAPWGIEGGTTSSTPSTSSRSSSSTPATSSSRSSNAPSSSSTSSASNNGGLSCTYVVSNSWGSGFTGAIRVTNAGTSAKSGWTASWQYSGSNRITSTWNATLSGSNPYSATGVSWNTTIVAGQTVEFGFQGNTNGGSVEMPAVTCR; this is encoded by the coding sequence ATGTTCGGTAATCACCGTTTTGATAACACCGATGTTTACAGCACCAATCCCATAAATCTCACCGCCAGGGGCATGCTTTTCGTCACTGCGTTGAGCCCGGTATTGGTGGAAAAATTAACTGATAACAATAACCACCAACGCATCCGCCGGCGTCATTCGTCACGGCTGCAAAAAGGAAAACCCATGAAAAACCTGATCCCACGCAAGAACTCATTACTGAAGAAAACCGCCCTGGCTGCACTCACCGCCGCCATGGTTTCCCCTGCTTTTGCCGGATGGAGTGTGAGCGGAACCCAGATTTTGGACCCAAAGGGCAATAACTTTATCTATCGCGGTATAAACCACGCCCACGTTTGGTATCCGGACCGCACCACTCAAGCCCTGAAAGACATAGCCGCTACTGGCGCCAACTCGGTGCGCGTAGTCCTGGCCAATGGCACTCAATGGACCCGTACCAGCGGCGCCACCGTGACCGACATCATCAATCAGTGCAAAACCAATAAACTGGTGTGCGTACTGGAAGTACACGATTCCACCGGTTTCGGCGAATCAGCCGCAGCGACCAATATCTCTAATGCCGCTAGCTACTGGGCGAGCGCCGATATCAAAGCCGCAATCACCGGTCAGGAAGATTACGTAATCGTAAATATTGCCAATGAGCCCTACGGCAACAATACCTCCGCCTCCACCTACACCAATGAAACCATCGCCGCCATCAAGACCATTCGCAACGCCGGTATTACTCACCAAATCATGGTAGACGCGCCGGCCTGGGGCCAGGATTGGCAGTACGTGATGCGCGACAACGCCGCCAGTATCTTCGCCGCTGACCCACTCAAAAACCTGGTGTTTTCGGTACATATGTACGAGGTGTACAACACGGCCGCGCGCGTACAGGAGTATTTTTCGACCTTCCGCGCCAAAGGCTACCCCTTGATTGTGGGTGAATTCGGTACAGAAAATAACGGCAACAACGTCGATGAAGCCTCGATTATGCAATATGCGCAGGATTTAGGAATCGGCTATATGGGCTGGAGTTGGAGCGGTAATGGCAGCTGCTGCGTACCACTGGATATCGCCAATAGCTGGAATGCCGGTTCACTCAGCACCTGGGGCAATTACCTGATCAACAGCACTAACGGGATTAAAGCGACTTCACGTCTGGCGACCCATTTCGGTGGCACTACCACCAGCGCCTCCAGCAGTTCGCGTTCCAGCGTGACGCCGAGCAGTTCATCCGTGCCGTCGTCAATTCCGGCAACCAGTTCATCCAGCATTCGCGCCAGCAGCTCATCTTCGCTGAGCAACACCGGCGGCACCTGCAATTGGTACGGTACTCGATACCCAATTTGCGTGAATACACCGTCCGGTTGGGGTTGGGAAAATCAACAAAGCTGTGTGGGGCGCACCAGTTGCGCGGCCCTGCCTGCCCCTTGGGGAATTGAAGGAGGAACAACTTCCAGCACCCCCTCGACCAGCAGCCGTAGCTCCAGCAGCACGCCCGCAACGTCCAGTAGCCGCAGCAGTAATGCTCCTTCGTCCAGCAGCACGAGCAGTGCGAGCAATAACGGGGGATTGAGCTGTACTTATGTAGTTTCCAACTCCTGGGGTTCAGGTTTTACCGGTGCGATCCGCGTCACCAACGCCGGCACCAGCGCCAAATCCGGCTGGACTGCCAGTTGGCAATATAGTGGGAGCAATCGCATCACCAGTACCTGGAATGCCACCCTGAGCGGCAGCAATCCCTACAGCGCTACTGGTGTTAGTTGGAACACCACCATTGTCGCAGGGCAAACGGTGGAATTCGGCTTCCAGGGCAATACCAATGGTGGCAGCGTAGAAATGCCAGCAGTGACATGTCGCTAA